GCGGCATTGCGGAAGCACTCGACCTGCTCGTCCTGCGTGAGCAGGTTCGTGATGGTGTTGTAGACGAGGTAGACCAGGGTGAACCCGCCGGGGACGACGGTGCTCGCCATGTCCCCGATGACGACCGGGAGCGTGTCCCCGTCGACCTTGCGCCGCAGCACCGCCGCCATGTGCTCGGACAGTTCGATGCCCACGACGGGCACGCCGCGCTCCCGGAGCGGGACGCCGACTCGTCCGGTCCCGATGGCGAACTCCAGCGCCCGGCCGTCTCCGGCGAGGTCGGCGAGGAAAGCGAGAGTCGGTCCGAGAACGGCGGCCGAGGACATCTCGGTCTCCTCGGCGTCATAGCGGTCGGCGGTCGCACGGCTCCACAGCTCACTGCTCGTCATGGGCGGCCACTCTGCCGGGCGGCGAGCGGGGCTGTCGACGGAATTACC
This is a stretch of genomic DNA from Streptomyces sp. R44. It encodes these proteins:
- a CDS encoding class I SAM-dependent methyltransferase, producing MTSSELWSRATADRYDAEETEMSSAAVLGPTLAFLADLAGDGRALEFAIGTGRVGVPLRERGVPVVGIELSEHMAAVLRRKVDGDTLPVVIGDMASTVVPGGFTLVYLVYNTITNLLTQDEQVECFRNAARHLEPGGRFVIELGVPPLRFLPPGQVAVPFDVSERHIGFDTFDLVEQILVSHHLTRDGDDGRYRRDHSRHRYAWPAELDLMARIAGLELERRVADWDGAPFTQDSAKHISVWRKPT